A genomic window from Halorubrum lacusprofundi ATCC 49239 includes:
- a CDS encoding phosphoglycolate phosphatase translates to MVPPLALDIDGTLTTASGRLDARVFELLPDWDAPVVLATGKAFPYPVALAHFLGRAETVIAENGGVVHVDGETAILGDAEAPRAVVEAFRERGGDPGWGARDTVNRWRETEVALSLDADEALLREVAAAAGGDVEVVDTGYAYHVKSTGVSKGRGLERVGDALGIGPDEFVAIGDSENDVSTFAVAGESYAVANADGAAREAADIVVADSYMDGTAGVLADLRTRTE, encoded by the coding sequence ATGGTTCCGCCCCTCGCGTTGGACATCGACGGGACGTTGACGACGGCGAGCGGCCGGCTCGACGCCCGCGTCTTCGAGTTGTTGCCCGACTGGGACGCCCCGGTGGTGCTAGCGACCGGGAAGGCGTTTCCGTATCCGGTCGCGCTGGCGCACTTCCTCGGGCGCGCGGAGACCGTCATCGCCGAAAACGGCGGCGTCGTGCACGTCGACGGTGAGACGGCGATCCTCGGCGACGCCGAGGCCCCGCGGGCCGTCGTCGAAGCGTTCCGCGAGCGCGGCGGCGACCCCGGCTGGGGCGCCCGTGACACGGTGAATCGCTGGCGCGAGACCGAGGTAGCGCTGTCGCTCGACGCCGACGAGGCGCTGCTGCGCGAGGTCGCCGCGGCCGCCGGCGGCGACGTGGAGGTCGTCGACACCGGCTACGCGTACCACGTCAAATCGACCGGCGTGAGCAAGGGTCGCGGGCTCGAACGCGTCGGCGACGCCCTCGGTATCGGTCCCGACGAATTCGTCGCGATCGGTGACAGCGAAAACGACGTGTCCACCTTCGCGGTCGCCGGCGAGTCGTACGCGGTCGCCAACGCCGACGGCGCCGCTCGCGAGGCTGCCGATATCGTGGTAGCGGACTCGTACATGGACGGCACCGCCGGCGTGCTCGCCGATCTTCGGACGCGGACTGAGTAG
- the aroC gene encoding chorismate synthase produces the protein MNGNRFGRLFQVTTYGESHGEAMGVTVSGVPAGVELDEEAIQAQLDRRKPGQSMITTSRGEPDEVVVNSGVQDGYTTGTPIGMVIQNKDARSGKYEPYVTAPRPSHGDYTYSAKFGTRNWGGGGRSSARETVNWVAAGAVAEQVLDASEYDVEIKAHVNQIGDVEADDVSFEQILDHSEENDVRCADPEAAAEMQELIERYQEAGDSIGGSIYFECRGVPRGLGAPRFDGFPSRLGQAMFSIPATTGVEFGLGKDAVNVTGSERNEDWTFDDGESFDHVESEEGDPVPVGNDHGGLQGGITTGEPIYGEATWHAPTSIPKKQRSADWETGEEKDVQVVGRHDPVLPPRAVPVVEAMLYCTVLDFMLLAGRINPDRVDGNPGQYDTDYHPSSPDND, from the coding sequence ATGAACGGGAACCGGTTCGGTCGGCTCTTCCAGGTGACGACGTACGGCGAGAGCCACGGCGAGGCGATGGGTGTGACGGTCTCGGGCGTGCCCGCCGGCGTCGAGCTCGACGAGGAGGCGATCCAAGCACAGCTTGACCGGCGCAAGCCGGGCCAGTCGATGATCACCACCTCCCGGGGCGAGCCCGACGAGGTCGTCGTCAACTCCGGCGTACAGGACGGCTACACCACCGGAACGCCGATCGGAATGGTGATCCAGAACAAGGACGCGCGCTCGGGGAAGTACGAGCCGTACGTCACCGCGCCGCGCCCATCGCACGGCGATTACACCTACTCCGCGAAGTTCGGCACGCGCAACTGGGGCGGCGGCGGGCGCTCCTCCGCCCGGGAGACGGTGAACTGGGTCGCGGCCGGCGCGGTCGCCGAGCAGGTGCTCGACGCCTCCGAGTACGACGTGGAGATCAAAGCCCACGTGAACCAGATCGGCGACGTCGAGGCCGACGACGTGAGCTTCGAGCAGATACTCGACCACAGCGAGGAGAACGACGTGCGCTGTGCCGACCCCGAGGCGGCCGCCGAGATGCAGGAGCTGATTGAACGGTATCAGGAGGCGGGCGACTCCATCGGCGGCTCCATCTACTTCGAGTGCCGCGGCGTCCCCCGCGGGCTCGGCGCCCCGCGCTTCGACGGCTTCCCGTCCCGGCTCGGGCAGGCGATGTTCTCGATCCCGGCGACCACGGGCGTCGAGTTCGGACTCGGCAAAGACGCCGTGAACGTGACCGGGAGCGAGCGCAACGAGGACTGGACATTTGACGACGGCGAGTCGTTCGACCATGTCGAAAGCGAGGAGGGCGATCCGGTCCCCGTCGGGAACGACCACGGCGGGCTCCAGGGCGGGATCACGACCGGTGAGCCCATTTACGGCGAGGCGACGTGGCACGCGCCCACCTCGATCCCGAAAAAGCAGCGCTCCGCCGACTGGGAGACGGGCGAGGAGAAGGACGTGCAGGTCGTCGGCCGGCACGACCCCGTCCTCCCGCCGCGGGCCGTCCCCGTCGTCGAGGCGATGCTGTACTGCACCGTCCTCGACTTCATGTTGCTCGCCGGCCGGATCAACCCCGACCGCGTCGACGGCAACCCGGGCCAGTACGACACCGACTACCACCCGAGCAGCCCCGACAACGATTGA
- a CDS encoding enoyl-CoA hydratase/isomerase family protein, which translates to MTWDTIDLDIDDDSDVATITVDRPEQLNALTVDTLEAIEEALADAEAAGARALVFAGAGDEAFVAGADISYMVELSTPEAQAYAELGHRVADAIESFPAPTVAAIDGHAFGGGSELALACDLRVAAESAVIGQTEIDLGIIPGWGGTQRLSRLVGDETAKRLVFLGERIDASEAADIGLVGEVVADDAFDDRIDELSRELAAKPAFAMRAAKEALNAARDGTQAGGLALERRAWSGLFGTHDQREGMAAFLEKREPDFE; encoded by the coding sequence ATGACGTGGGACACGATCGACCTCGACATCGACGACGACAGCGACGTGGCGACGATCACCGTCGACCGCCCGGAGCAGCTCAACGCCCTCACTGTCGACACCCTCGAAGCGATCGAGGAGGCACTGGCGGACGCCGAAGCGGCAGGCGCTCGTGCGCTTGTGTTCGCCGGCGCGGGCGACGAGGCGTTCGTCGCGGGCGCCGACATCTCCTACATGGTCGAACTGTCGACGCCGGAAGCGCAGGCGTACGCCGAACTCGGTCACCGCGTCGCGGACGCGATCGAGTCGTTCCCCGCGCCGACGGTCGCGGCGATCGACGGCCACGCGTTCGGCGGTGGCTCCGAGCTCGCGCTAGCCTGTGACCTCCGGGTGGCTGCCGAGAGCGCCGTGATCGGACAGACCGAGATCGATCTCGGGATCATCCCCGGTTGGGGCGGGACCCAGCGGCTCTCGCGGCTGGTCGGCGACGAGACCGCGAAGCGACTCGTCTTCCTCGGCGAGCGGATCGACGCGAGCGAGGCGGCCGACATCGGTCTCGTCGGCGAGGTCGTCGCCGACGACGCGTTCGACGACCGGATCGACGAGCTGTCGCGGGAGCTGGCCGCGAAGCCCGCGTTCGCGATGCGCGCGGCGAAGGAGGCGCTCAACGCCGCCCGCGACGGGACGCAGGCCGGCGGGCTCGCCTTGGAGCGCCGGGCGTGGTCCGGACTGTTCGGCACCCACGACCAGCGCGAGGGGATGGCGGCGTTCTTGGAGAAGCGGGAGCCCGACTTCGAGTAA
- the hpt gene encoding hypoxanthine/guanine phosphoribosyltransferase gives MDQLRQSLLDAPIIEKGEYQYFVHPISDGVPMLKPELLREIVIRIIRKAELENVDKIVTPAAMGIHISTALSLMTDIPLVVIRKRQYGLDGEVPLFQETGYSESEMYINDVEEGDRVLVLDDVLSTGGTMKAILDALTDEVGAEVVDVVAVIKKAGENELDDTDYNVKTLINVTVEDGEVVIVDAKGDD, from the coding sequence ATGGACCAGTTGCGGCAGTCGCTCCTCGACGCGCCGATAATCGAGAAAGGCGAGTACCAGTACTTCGTCCACCCGATCAGTGACGGCGTTCCCATGCTCAAACCGGAGCTTCTCCGGGAGATCGTCATCCGGATCATCCGGAAGGCGGAGCTGGAGAACGTCGACAAGATCGTTACCCCCGCCGCGATGGGGATCCACATCTCCACCGCGCTCTCGCTGATGACCGACATTCCGCTCGTCGTCATCCGCAAGCGCCAGTACGGCCTCGACGGCGAGGTCCCGCTGTTTCAGGAGACCGGCTACTCCGAGTCGGAGATGTACATCAACGACGTCGAGGAGGGCGACCGCGTGCTCGTCCTCGACGACGTGCTCTCGACCGGCGGCACGATGAAGGCGATCTTAGACGCGCTCACCGACGAGGTCGGCGCGGAGGTCGTCGACGTGGTCGCCGTGATCAAGAAGGCGGGCGAAAACGAGCTTGATGACACCGACTACAACGTGAAGACCCTCATCAACGTCACCGTCGAGGACGGCGAGGTCGTGATCGTCGACGCGAAGGGCGACGACTAG
- a CDS encoding PQQ-binding-like beta-propeller repeat protein produces MTERSPGGSPTRRRLLAAAATAGAGALAGCGYRPGGGDLAWESSIRTNGLLGPGTTRFAVTADRLFAVRNQSGRTYDFETETWRNVENATVSAVDGTGATRLAAETERQAVAPPAVTERSVFVPVEGGRATAIDRDAAGIDPDARETTAGTEGDETESGDEIRWQVNVVVTGESSESDESSKSGESSGSGGTEAPPAVDGIRAGDRLVAAVAGSELVALDAETGERAFSVTEAWPDGGDGAADRVAVDGEGVWVAVESEGEGEVDGGSEEPVATLVRFGPSGERRAERSVSVDVDWLVAVDETLVVGSAAGGTVRGFDADLDRRFALSVPTPSDRPPVVEVADGAGGPDGNGPTRRIYLRRGGAVRALDTGDGEVAWKRTDVPTHRRPAVDADGLYAVRSRAVLAVGADGEDRWRAPLPESVTVDELFAVGGHVIVVDGGELYGLRATPGERWSLVG; encoded by the coding sequence GTGACCGAGCGGAGTCCGGGGGGATCCCCCACCCGCCGACGGTTACTCGCGGCGGCGGCGACCGCGGGCGCGGGCGCGCTCGCCGGCTGCGGCTACCGTCCCGGCGGCGGCGACCTCGCGTGGGAGTCGTCGATTCGGACCAACGGGCTCCTCGGACCCGGAACGACGCGGTTCGCGGTCACAGCGGACCGCCTGTTCGCCGTCCGGAACCAGTCCGGACGCACGTACGACTTCGAGACCGAGACGTGGCGAAACGTGGAGAACGCGACCGTGAGCGCGGTCGACGGGACGGGGGCGACCCGACTCGCCGCGGAGACGGAGCGGCAGGCGGTCGCTCCGCCGGCCGTTACCGAGCGTTCGGTGTTCGTCCCTGTGGAAGGGGGACGAGCCACCGCGATCGACCGCGACGCGGCGGGGATCGACCCCGACGCGCGGGAGACGACCGCCGGGACCGAAGGCGACGAGACCGAGTCGGGAGACGAGATCCGCTGGCAGGTCAATGTCGTCGTAACGGGCGAATCGAGCGAGTCCGACGAGTCAAGCAAATCGGGCGAGTCGAGCGGGTCGGGCGGGACGGAAGCGCCGCCAGCGGTCGACGGGATCCGCGCGGGCGATCGGCTGGTCGCCGCGGTCGCGGGATCGGAACTGGTCGCCCTCGACGCCGAGACGGGCGAACGAGCCTTTAGCGTCACCGAGGCGTGGCCGGATGGCGGGGACGGCGCCGCCGACCGCGTCGCGGTCGACGGCGAAGGCGTGTGGGTCGCGGTCGAAAGCGAAGGTGAGGGCGAAGTCGACGGGGGCTCAGAGGAACCGGTGGCTACTCTCGTCCGGTTCGGCCCGTCCGGTGAGCGCCGCGCGGAGCGGTCGGTCTCAGTGGATGTCGACTGGCTCGTCGCGGTCGACGAGACGCTCGTCGTCGGGAGCGCCGCGGGGGGAACGGTGAGGGGGTTCGACGCGGATCTCGACCGACGGTTCGCGCTGTCGGTACCGACGCCGAGCGATCGTCCGCCGGTCGTCGAAGTGGCCGACGGGGCTGGCGGGCCCGACGGGAACGGCCCTACGCGACGGATCTACCTCCGTCGGGGCGGAGCGGTCAGGGCGCTCGACACCGGCGACGGAGAGGTCGCGTGGAAGCGGACCGACGTGCCGACTCACCGGCGGCCCGCCGTCGACGCCGACGGGCTCTACGCGGTCCGATCGCGAGCGGTCCTCGCCGTCGGCGCCGACGGCGAAGACCGCTGGCGGGCGCCGCTCCCCGAGAGCGTCACCGTCGACGAACTGTTCGCGGTCGGGGGTCACGTGATCGTCGTCGACGGCGGGGAGCTGTACGGGCTCCGCGCGACGCCGGGCGAGCGGTGGTCGCTGGTCGGGTAG
- a CDS encoding M48 family metalloprotease has product MWPSIAAALRSVPPFDRLARVDQQQWLRIRIAVATGLVIALPFAFAYTFVFLINTIGLPLLEWASERPYTGEFYVDPVVLAVVVLGGLAVQYRYGPRTVVRSVGGRRVSADEYPELHAAVTRLAAQTDVPKPDVAVARTDLPNAFAVGRRESGTVVVTTALLETLDDDERDAVLAHELAHLKNRDASLMTVAWVLPTVTYYLAALAFYVLYGLFKLLSFGGGSGGDRDGRALAVGIVVITVSALVTLTVSAMFWCGSVLIHRVLSRYREYAADRAAAEITGSPAALASALDALDESMPEVPDRDLREFDGGAEALYVAPLESRAFGDKELVSTDVFPETHPPTRERIERLRELAGETA; this is encoded by the coding sequence ATGTGGCCCTCCATCGCCGCCGCCCTTCGGTCCGTCCCGCCGTTCGATCGGCTCGCTCGCGTCGATCAACAGCAGTGGCTCCGAATCCGGATCGCGGTCGCCACCGGGCTGGTGATCGCCCTCCCGTTCGCGTTCGCGTACACGTTCGTCTTCCTGATCAACACCATCGGACTCCCCCTCTTGGAGTGGGCGAGCGAGCGCCCCTACACCGGGGAGTTCTACGTCGACCCCGTCGTCCTCGCGGTCGTCGTGCTCGGCGGGCTGGCGGTGCAGTACCGGTACGGCCCGCGGACCGTGGTGCGCTCCGTCGGCGGGCGTCGCGTCTCCGCGGACGAGTACCCGGAACTCCACGCCGCGGTCACCCGGCTAGCGGCCCAGACCGACGTGCCGAAGCCCGACGTGGCGGTCGCGCGGACGGACCTCCCGAACGCTTTCGCGGTCGGCCGACGAGAGAGCGGCACCGTCGTGGTCACGACCGCGCTGTTGGAGACGCTCGACGACGACGAGCGCGACGCGGTGTTGGCCCACGAGCTTGCACACCTCAAAAACCGGGACGCGAGCCTGATGACGGTTGCGTGGGTGTTGCCGACGGTCACCTACTACCTCGCGGCGCTCGCGTTCTACGTGCTGTACGGCCTGTTCAAACTCCTCAGCTTCGGCGGCGGATCGGGCGGCGACCGCGACGGGCGAGCGCTCGCGGTCGGGATCGTCGTGATCACCGTAAGCGCGCTCGTCACGCTCACCGTCTCGGCGATGTTCTGGTGCGGAAGCGTCCTGATCCACCGCGTACTCTCGCGATACCGCGAGTACGCGGCCGACCGCGCGGCCGCCGAGATCACCGGGTCGCCGGCGGCGCTCGCGAGCGCGCTCGACGCCCTCGACGAGTCGATGCCGGAGGTGCCCGACCGCGATCTCCGCGAGTTCGACGGCGGCGCGGAGGCGCTGTACGTCGCGCCCTTAGAGAGCCGCGCGTTCGGCGACAAGGAACTCGTGAGTACCGACGTGTTCCCGGAGACGCACCCGCCGACGCGCGAGCGGATCGAGCGGCTCCGCGAGCTGGCGGGTGAGACCGCGTGA
- a CDS encoding TIGR04206 family protein, with protein MSEGLGSETTSSRSEPVKHISRLFGWLLVVALLAVPVAVISGDDLTVVSLWGFVSASSSGIVDGYPVWAYFLDQPRPFGALPASIRAWPLAIGFHLFAAASATAGVAFGREDRRVTGGLLTLAAAASLWVSVGVATRFGVGTTSGWLAVIPVGALATLAVAVVTYGRDLRGIAEA; from the coding sequence ATGTCCGAGGGGTTGGGATCGGAGACGACGAGTTCTCGATCAGAGCCGGTTAAACACATCTCTCGTCTGTTCGGCTGGCTCCTCGTCGTCGCTCTTCTCGCGGTTCCGGTGGCCGTTATCTCCGGCGACGACCTCACGGTTGTGAGCCTCTGGGGATTCGTGAGTGCGTCCAGTTCGGGGATCGTCGACGGCTACCCCGTCTGGGCGTACTTCCTCGACCAGCCCCGGCCGTTCGGGGCACTCCCGGCCTCGATCCGGGCGTGGCCGCTCGCGATCGGCTTCCACCTGTTTGCGGCGGCCAGCGCGACAGCAGGGGTCGCGTTCGGGCGTGAGGACCGGCGCGTTACCGGCGGGCTCCTCACGCTCGCCGCGGCCGCGAGTCTGTGGGTCTCCGTCGGCGTCGCGACCCGGTTCGGCGTCGGAACCACGTCCGGGTGGCTCGCCGTGATCCCGGTCGGCGCACTCGCGACGCTCGCGGTCGCCGTCGTCACCTACGGGCGGGACCTCCGCGGGATCGCTGAGGCGTGA